The following proteins come from a genomic window of Halodesulfovibrio sp.:
- a CDS encoding site-specific integrase: MDGRKSLQRTPKLQKGKTTSTSTETKKQTQTAKPEVEATLNSYWKESYLSFAKRTKIKSWHKEQSHFVNHLSPVLGEKKLATISIIDWDKIITNLVEKKLSERSIEYISGTLRRVLRHAHLRGIISQSPPSAKAVGTTITNDNRRKRTIQPHEKEMILNYLKENDANAWRITLFAFLTGCRASETFKLEWRHITNTHITFDNTKNGSSRTIPISNTLQSLLLSCEERTPTNRVFLRKDYTPYYEAPATFRTCIQTLGFNEGRARLDRITFHSIRHTVATELANRLDLRSLMDIMGWKVPAMALRYMHGNELQKLAALEML; this comes from the coding sequence GTGGACGGCAGAAAAAGCCTACAACGAACTCCTAAACTGCAAAAAGGCAAAACCACATCCACATCAACAGAAACAAAAAAACAAACTCAGACAGCCAAGCCTGAAGTGGAAGCAACACTCAATAGCTACTGGAAAGAATCCTACTTATCATTTGCTAAGCGAACTAAGATAAAGTCATGGCATAAAGAACAAAGTCATTTTGTTAACCACTTATCTCCAGTTCTCGGAGAAAAGAAACTTGCTACCATTTCAATCATAGATTGGGACAAAATTATAACCAATCTAGTCGAAAAAAAGCTCTCAGAACGTTCTATCGAATATATTTCAGGCACGTTACGAAGAGTACTTAGGCACGCTCACCTAAGAGGAATCATCTCGCAAAGCCCACCAAGTGCTAAAGCTGTAGGTACCACCATCACCAATGACAATCGCCGAAAGCGCACAATCCAACCCCACGAAAAAGAAATGATTCTTAACTACCTAAAAGAAAATGATGCAAATGCTTGGCGAATTACACTCTTTGCATTTCTAACTGGCTGCAGAGCAAGTGAAACATTCAAACTTGAATGGCGACATATCACAAATACCCACATCACATTCGACAATACTAAAAATGGTTCATCCAGAACCATACCCATTAGTAATACATTGCAATCCCTACTGCTCTCTTGTGAAGAGCGTACTCCCACAAATCGAGTCTTTTTGCGAAAAGACTACACTCCCTATTACGAAGCACCAGCGACTTTCAGAACATGTATACAGACACTAGGATTTAATGAAGGTCGTGCGAGGCTTGATCGAATAACTTTTCATAGTATTCGGCATACAGTCGCAACAGAGCTCGCAAACAGGCTCGATTTACGTTCCTTGATGGACATCATGGGCTGGAAAGTGCCTGCGATGGCCTTAAGGTACATGCATGGCAACGAGCTACAGAAACTTGCTGCTCTTGAGATGCTTTAG
- a CDS encoding AAA family ATPase: MFTAQMHNSGCVTGDIGNDDFLTEMGDIIKEQCIDVVIIDPLISFIKVSENDNCKMRELLDNLFAVIKSANASLILVHHVSKSGNTYSQGGRGAQAISDWAPNIIKLSHARGSKDGKKIIFHHEKARNFKIKKTELTLYRDENLWFTTDPITDCNILEEKGVLAVKALQDHGKPFNSQKDFIAAMMSSSDVKKTEAQRRITAAVESGSIIATDIPGSRSKSYALSQ; this comes from the coding sequence GTGTTTACAGCTCAAATGCATAATAGTGGCTGTGTTACTGGGGATATTGGTAATGACGACTTCTTGACTGAGATGGGGGATATTATCAAAGAACAATGCATCGATGTGGTCATTATCGATCCTTTGATTTCGTTCATCAAAGTTTCTGAAAATGACAATTGCAAGATGCGCGAGTTACTAGATAACTTATTTGCAGTAATCAAAAGCGCGAATGCTTCATTAATACTAGTCCACCATGTTTCCAAAAGCGGAAACACTTATTCTCAAGGGGGACGAGGGGCTCAAGCAATTTCAGACTGGGCACCTAATATCATTAAGCTCTCTCACGCTAGAGGTTCGAAGGATGGAAAAAAAATTATCTTTCATCATGAAAAAGCCCGTAATTTCAAAATCAAAAAAACAGAATTGACTCTCTATAGGGACGAAAATCTTTGGTTCACAACTGACCCAATTACAGACTGTAACATCTTGGAGGAAAAAGGAGTACTAGCAGTGAAAGCACTGCAGGATCATGGTAAGCCATTTAATTCTCAAAAAGACTTTATCGCTGCCATGATGAGCTCATCTGATGTGAAAAAGACTGAAGCACAACGCAGAATTACCGCTGCAGTGGAATCAGGAAGCATTATCGCAACAGATATCCCTGGAAGTCGCAGTAAAAGCTACGCTCTTTCGCAGTAA
- a CDS encoding DUF4238 domain-containing protein has protein sequence MSKKTKQPVKQHYVPKFILKGFAKNPRAKRKMVFVYDKHSDIIFTANIRDVGCENKYYDFKIEDFKVTAEFGLARIENELAPIVSNIVSRQRIDDLTFEERGAISFFIAMQMTRSPTTREHCAWISQMFFDIAEELTGVRELEGEQEPSEEEIKANACMLIPECEEFAKLIFLKKWFLLTPPAGAVFHLSDTPVVLANDNDSPLRASLGLACKGIQIYMPLSKNIVLAMYCPTLTDKLENEAKELLAKMTLLSSFPRAGKVQAESVLAALSGESPLLCEDDHVTFINSLQTEWSRRYLYSSTNDFSLPKRMIEDHPEYKEGMKWKVHGFEKKS, from the coding sequence ATGTCAAAAAAAACAAAACAGCCTGTTAAGCAGCATTATGTGCCAAAATTTATCCTAAAAGGTTTTGCTAAGAACCCGCGTGCGAAGAGGAAAATGGTTTTTGTGTATGATAAGCACAGCGATATAATTTTTACTGCGAATATCCGAGATGTGGGCTGCGAAAATAAGTATTATGATTTCAAAATAGAAGACTTTAAGGTCACAGCTGAGTTTGGACTTGCACGAATAGAAAACGAACTTGCTCCAATAGTTTCTAACATCGTCTCACGTCAGCGTATTGATGATCTGACGTTCGAGGAGCGAGGTGCAATTTCTTTTTTCATTGCTATGCAAATGACTCGTTCTCCAACGACTCGAGAGCATTGTGCTTGGATTTCCCAAATGTTTTTTGATATTGCTGAAGAACTTACAGGAGTACGTGAGCTTGAAGGAGAACAGGAACCTTCAGAAGAAGAGATAAAAGCCAATGCGTGCATGTTAATTCCTGAGTGTGAGGAGTTTGCAAAACTAATTTTCCTTAAAAAGTGGTTTTTACTAACCCCTCCAGCAGGCGCTGTATTTCATCTTTCGGATACCCCTGTTGTTTTGGCAAACGATAACGATAGCCCTTTGAGAGCTTCATTAGGTCTCGCTTGTAAAGGCATTCAAATATATATGCCATTGTCAAAAAATATCGTTTTAGCAATGTATTGCCCTACATTGACAGATAAGCTTGAAAATGAAGCAAAAGAATTATTGGCAAAGATGACCCTCTTGTCTTCTTTTCCACGAGCAGGAAAAGTGCAAGCAGAGTCAGTGCTTGCAGCTTTGAGTGGTGAAAGCCCATTACTTTGTGAAGACGATCATGTTACCTTTATAAACTCGCTTCAAACAGAATGGTCACGACGATATCTTTATTCAAGTACGAATGATTTTTCTTTGCCAAAGCGCATGATTGAAGATCATCCAGAATACAAAGAAGGTATGAAGTGGAAAGTGCACGGTTTTGAAAAGAAAAGCTGA